The window ATGGGGAAATGCAGTGCCATTAATATTACTGATATTGGGTGTGCATTCCTCACAGATGACATGACATAGTTCATGCTTCCTTCTGCCCCAAGTTATATTGAGCGCttagggtcttgttttattttcatctgtctaactgtttttgcatagcccagcactgtgttctcaaacaagacattcttgatcactctgtgcttcattcaaggctacagttcggtacattgctggtgaatgtggtagaagtttagtttccagcattcgtagaaaatacacatccttacgtagggacattttctcagaacatcagctgtgttgttataaaaacacttgcttgtcccttacacgttagagggagattccagccagagaaccacaactgtatgctgattgctgaatgcttcgttacagatgctaacgcagaccacaagcCTTTTCTCAgctatgggggttgatgtcttcccaggagaacccgaaaggcagaattagagcttaacacgctgtgctcgaaTCATAACCTAGATAGGAAACAGACCTtcgactatagtgacaatatgataacgtttttatgtttcactctccttgtcactattttaatattgtcatgttgtatcgtcctggttattgcagctcacgctttgctatcaaagatgcagttgttttattaaactaattattgaaacatatactgcttctgtttgtcatgtatatatgagactgaattgtaaatgagagaaccggatgcgacctgagtgaccacgacttacctgagaagcctagtatgtcatgcgcttggctgcccaatcatcactatcctatggtagggatgaggcactgctagctagttGGTGGAGGTTGGTGGTAGCAGCCGGAGTGAGAAAGGGTGAGCTGATAATTACTGGTGATGGAAGAGTGATCACAGGTGCGATGTAAGATGGCTGAATGACAGTATCTCGCCTTGTAACCAAGTACACAAGTGTCACTAAAGCAGCACTTAGTTTGGAGCACCAGTGCACATGGAAACATGAATTTGTCCTGTATTCCTGCAGTGTAGTTCTGGAGGTTGTAGACTTGTAGCAAATTAGCTCTGCCCAGTTAGCAGCCATCAAGGGTATCACTAGCCTTGCAGCAGTGTGACCTGACAAACTGTATGAAGGTGTATGGCTGTATATATATCCTTGTGGGAGATTCTAGGTATGGGGTCTGAATATGCAGATCACTGACAAAATATCGGAACCAAAAATATTGTATGGATTGAATATTGTGCCAATAATAAAATGAACTAAAATATCGGGCAtgcaagtgcaaataggtaagtatagatttactattcttaactccacatctgtgttccttgaagatatatatatcatcaaagtacacatatgtggagttatatatagtaaaacttcacttaactatagaaacttaccttcactatATTTTTGTCCCATATTCTTTATGCATTATTTTGTCCCACTATATTTTTGGTTCAGATACTCTGTCTAAACACCGAACATGCAGCTAGGAACATGAATGAGAAACTAAAGACAAACAGGAATATTTCAGACCTCAACACTTTGACTATAAAAATGGGGAAAAGACGTGACTGGTAACTTGGTTAAGAAACTCGAGGAAGGCGAAGTAAAGAAATTTCTGTTTAGATTGATCAATGCACTCTACATAAAAAAGAGACAAAAGACTGAAACAGAGAACTGTGTGGGGGACAGGGATAATAAGGCAATGTCTTACAAGTGAAACAGGTATGAAGCTAGGTCATGGAAGTAATTGAAGCAAAAGGAATAATATACAGaggaggaaagaggaaaagtgGAAGTATTTGAAACATTCTAGAAAGCCCGCTTTCAAGGGGATGCAACCGATGCTGAAGACAGATTGGACTCTGTACTGAAAGCGGTGTTGTCATAGTTAACTAGGGATAAGCAATCCAGACTGGAAATGCCATAACAAAGGAGGATATACTGAAGGCAATTCATGGCCTTAGGTCACCTAAGGCTCAGGGTCCCAATGTATTCCTGGTGCTCTACAGGGCAGAAGAGACCTTCAAGTAGAACTGTGTATCATCAGCATGTTGGTGAATCACAATGCTGTTATCTTTCAGCGGAGCACCATGAAGCTACTTGAGTCAATGATCATGTCTGCAGCTTTCTCACCATCCAACTTGGGGTGTTTAATAAGATTAAGCACACTAAAACAGTCACTGCAACTATGATGGAAGTCAGTGTGTCTCTGATTGCCACACTTGCACACCCATCGCCGACTGACCATCATACGGGCTTCCTAAATACAGACAATACTACCATCTTTAATATTTGCACCAAGTCTGCAAAAAAGTGATGCAATACTTGGTCCATCCAATTCAGGTGGGCTTTATAGAGGGCAGGCAAACCAGGGAAGCAATACATTTGCTGAGTATAGGGCGAGAAAGGGTAACAAAGACAACATTCTGCTTCTAGATCTTTGCCAGGTTATTGATGCTTCCATCATATTTATTGTACTCTACAGAATTGCAATTCTAAAGGATGTTCTTACTTCTTGTCATAGCACCAAAGAGCTTTCAGAACATCAGATGAGTAGTTCCAATTTCTGTAGtgtgtgcaccagaaaatgatGCACCTTGAAATCTAGTTTATTAGTGCTGCATTTTGATGACAAATGTGGACCCCAGAGGGTGTACTTCAGATGTTATGCAGTAGCTTGCTAGCACATACTGTAGTATAGATATGATGCAAAAAAGGAAGGACTGTGAGGATATGTTTGTAAACCGCATGTAGGGCTCTAGCTTAAGCATGACTTGGGTCCTGTGTTTGGAATTGTTTTCATTGCTGTGCTGAATTAACAATGATTGCGGATGTTTCCTATTTTGTTTGAAAGTATATTCCACATAGCTTACCTATCTGTACTGGGAAGCAGGTACCTCCTATGTGGATTTTTGGGAAGGAGGTATTATCAGAGTCGGGTCATTCATTATCTGAGGTTTCTCCTAAGATTGTAGGAAGGTTGGAGATTCGGTTTCTCTACCTTTGGATCCATCTGGTGTGCAATGCAGAGGTCTTGATAGGGTATTCTTCTTGCCACATGTAACTAGTGAAAGTTCTTGAAAGTGGGGAAGATGAGGTCTGGTCTAGGTTCAGTACTTGTCTGGAGCTATGTTCGGGATTCATTGAAGCTTCgtgattaagggcctaatttatctGTTGGCATTGAGGAAACTCCATCGCAGCAAAGACAGTATTCCCTCCCTGCCAACTCAGTTGTCTTTCTGCCTGATTCAAATGTAGGAGGACCCTAGGTTTAATCATGGCCCTGTGGAGTAAGGGCCATCAACAGCAGAACTCTAATGCCACCCACATGATTTAAatgggcagaattagaggtcagttttcactccCCTTCACcacctggtggtaaggggcagcGAAAACAGCTAAATGCTCCCTATGCTATGGGAGAGGACTCCCATGCGAGGGGGAGCATTTTCATGTTTTTTGGAGAAACAAAAAAAACCATTTGTTACAATGCTTCATCATGTTGACGGCgccctgcaccaaactgcaaaaagcattggcaggaaACGATGTGATGGCGATTTCTGCCCATGCTTTAGAGATGACTGCCATTTTTAAATTAGGCAGGAGGCACCTATATCAGagtgatggagtaatttactctgtcaccctggcgGAGAAACGGGCCTCCCACATAAATATAAATCAGGCTCGAATTTTCTTCTTTTGCATTCACATAGTGAAAACTATGGGTGTCACCTGTTAAAATGTACATGGCTGCGACTTCCAACTATTTAAAATAAATAGATTTGAAAAAAAGGGAGGAAAGTTGGAATAACTGTGCAGACAAAAGCTAGGCAGTGAGTATTATTCtacaatgtattatttatttatttaatctatTGTAGTACTTTCTGCAAAGCGTTACATCAGGACCTCAAACTCGACACAAAGagcaccaaaaaataacattagTAACATCACAGAATCATTCTTGAGTACAGGATCATGACaaagccattcttttcataatttgaaTGTGAAGGAGTGGACCTTAGGGAAAGTGGAAGTTTATTCCACAATTTGGAGTGAATAAGAAGCAAAAAAGTATGCGGGTGAGGCACAGTAGGCAAATGTAAAGATATGGAACATAAGGGTCTTAAAGGAATATAGAAGGAAATCAGAGAGAACAGATATGATGAGGCTAAAGAGTGAATACATTAATAAACAAGTCAGAGAAAACAAAGTCAACATTGAGAGGAGATTGGTAACCAACGTAAGTGCGAGCAATAAAGAGAACATCACAGCATGGACtaaatgtaaaaacaaacaaataaaagcaTTTTGCACCGATTGAAGTAAGTCAATTAAGTATTTTTGTAGGAAGTGCTAGAACGAGAAAAATGATTACGCTCTGATAAAAACTTTGTTTTCTAGATAAGGTAAGGTACAGAAATGGTTTGATTTTACAATTTTTATGGAAGTGAAAGTGGAGGAAAAAGAATATcgggggaagaggagcagaagagttaGCTGTAATTGGGTTAACCTTAAGACTATGAGAAGACAACCAGGATTcaatagaaaaaaacagaggtatgcAGGTGTAAACGTGGTGCaaatgaagagaagaaaaagaagatttgAGAATCATCTGCATAAGAATTAACGTTAGAAGCAGAAATAAGAGAAACATGGAGGAGTGGTATATAAGGAAAGAACCTAGGGCAGACTCCTGAGGAACATTTGCTTCAATTCGTTTTTCAGTTAAATAGGTTTGGGCTATATAACAAGGGGATGTACTCCAGAGAAATAGGTCTCCATTAAAATTGTTTAACCATTCTTCTCTTGATTCTGGAGATTGTTTCCCATTTCAGATGTACACAGGCTGTCATATTGAAAGCCTCTTTTCTTGTGAGAGAGTCCAGTAATTCTGGAAGGTGTATCTGGTGAATATCCAAAACAGCTCTTCCCAAAACTCTTGTTTCGGTACTGAGTCAGCTCCATTCTTTAGTCGAGGTTTCTCTGTAATATGAGCAACAAGGCCCAATCCCTGGTTATGGCTAAGAAACAAATACTGTTCTTTAGGAAATCTTCATATCGAGTTTGGATCCAGGGACTACCTACCATTTCTGCAAGAGAAAAGGGCATGTATGGAAGAAAGCCTATGGAAACAAATGTATTAATAGAGTATGGGGTTTAAATGAACATATGAATGCTTTTTATAGCAACTTTCAATGTTTGATGCTTCTTAGTTGATTCCTTATGTGTCTATTTTTCTGCCTGTGTTTCATTGGCTGATAGATTCTCTAACAGGAAAACGTGaatcttttaatatttatttaacctCCTGAAACTGAGCTGTATAAGTGTGCATGTGCCTTATGCTAAGTGTAATTTTAtttgttgaaaaacaaaatatttaaaagtgcCTTTGGATAGTCAAATGAAGTTTTCCTGGCAAAGCATCTGCACTAGTTAAAAGACGTCAATGAGCCAACAAAATGAGTTTAAAGAAGTTTTCCTCCCACCCATATTATATGTTTCAAAGTCTATTTCAGAAAAGACAGCTGGTTAATGATCTTCTGACTGTAGTAGTAATAGTTTTTCCCCATCACATCAAAAGCATAACCAATTGTAAAGAAGATCCCCAAAGACGTTTGACAGCACTCTATTTATAGATGTCCATTTGAAGTGTCTTAAACAATCTTATTCAGTGTCATATAATTCAGTGCCCAGTTCTCTTGTACATGTGAGAATATTTTACAGAGGTTTATTCATCATTACAAACACACAAGGTCCACTCCTAAGATGGCTACTCGCTAGTTCAGCTAAATTTTCAACGTGAACACAGTCACCTAAAGTCACAAGGAAGCAAATCACTCAGCTGCCTGGCACCTACCTCCCCAATTCTTTAAAATGTCCTTTGGGGTTTCATTCAAGTGCAGTACCAAGGCAACAGCTCAAGGAGCCACTCCTGTGCCTATCACAGCCACTCCTGTTTCGACTTATCCTCCAGTCTGGGGTGATATTCAACCAGGATCAAGCCAGTCAACCACAGGCTATCTGCAGATGGGTCTAAATGGCTTTCTCATGACAACTGACAGTTAGGAGTCGACACTAGCAGACAGGAAATGGCAACAGGAGTTTGAAAACACCAATGTCAGGCAAACTGTCGTGACACCTGCTCATTACTAATAAGAATTCTAGAGCCAGAAAATACTCTCTGTTGTTGGGGAAGAAAGGACAGATTCTAGTAATCTAGAATACAGATAATGTCAATAGCTGCCATATTCATAATAAGCACACCAGATTGAGTTGTATACTGCAACATTCTATTGTTTGATCGATTTGAGTCTTCATGTTCACACCTCTATGAAACAAAAGCTCCAGAAGTTGGATATGACACACAATTAGTCTTTGGAACTCAGAGACCActtcaaaatgtaaatttaaaagtGGCCAGAAATACAACTTACCAGGAGATTTTCTGGTTTGAGATCTCTATGGACAATGTTCTTGCAGTGAATGTAAACAAGAGCCTCACACAGGTCGGCAATCATGAGTGCAGCATCATGTTCTGTGAATCTAACACTCTCTATAATTGCATCAAAAAGATCACCCCCCTTCACATACTCCATGATCAAGTAAATCTCAGTCTCAGTTTCATACTCATCTAGCAATTTCACTATGTTGGGGTGAGAAAGATCCTTGATTATGGAAATCTCATTCTCAATCATGTCTTCCTTTCCTTTGAGTTTGGACTTGTCAATAATTTTCATGGCATAGTGTTGATTTACACTGCGCACTCTGcactctttcacaatggcaaagttCCCATCCCCAATTGTTCTGCCAATCTCATAATAGTGCTCTACATCAGCTCTACACCTCAAATGCTTTGGCTCCCTATCAGAAAGTTGATTAAACTcttttgtttctgtggtggctgaaaGGCCTCCATTCTCTTGTGCTCTTTCCAAATCAGTTTCTGTATTCACTGTCCTTGACAATTGTTTTGTGTCCTGTACATTTCCTTCCatgtgtgttttgatttgtttttcttcatgtaCATGACAATCCTCAGATATTCTACAACTTTCTCGCAGCatgcagacacttcctttctttttcctatCTTCTGATCTGTCTTGGTTGATGCCATATTGAGGATCAAAAGCCAAGTGCTTAACCGGCACAAATTGCCTATAGTGAAGTTCATTCTGATCTAGAGAGATGTCCCTTTGGTTTTCAGTGATGTCTTGTCGTTTATTAATTTCATTAAAGTTACTGTAAATGTGCTTGTGGTGATGGGTACAGTCTTTGCCAATACATTCCGATTCATGACCTCCTATGGCACTTCTTGAAAACGTCCCACAACTTGTTATGTGTGTCTTTCTTTCCAAGCTGTATCTCTGACAGCTCCCCAGGTTTGGGTGCTTGACATCTAATGAAACACACACCTGTCTCTCATGGTGTAGTTTACGCCTACCCTGtctctgctttctgcactgttCACACTGGACAATGTCATTCAGATTCACGTCTGCAATCCTATCCTTGATATTTGTATCTTTTTTGGGGTACTTCGGCCCCTCTCTTAATTTCTCAGGGGGTCTTCCTTGATCTCTGTGCCACTTCTCCCTCTCCCACTTTTTCATCCTTACTGTTTCAGTATGTCGGGTCTTGCACTCAGTTTTCTCATCATGTTTGGTGGCTAGACGAGGAGATTTGGCACCACAACAGACCTTTGGGATTTTGGACTCCTCAAAGCCGCTGTCTGCGTTCAAAGTTTGGTCAACTGTCTCACCCAGAGTTCTTTCAGAGAGCTCACAGTGCCCTTTACCAGTAGCATGTGCTGAGAGGCTGTCTGGATAAAGTTCTTCTATGACTGTTTCAATGTTCTTTGTTGTAAGCTGTTCCCGTCCCATAGCAATGAAAACATCATCACCTCTGAAGAAATCAGAAATACCTCCTATTTCTTTGCCCTTTATGGTGTACAGCTTCCTCACACGATCATTTTTCCATCGTGGTAATCCAAGAGCTTCTGAAATATCAGCAATCAACTGTTCAAAAGTCTGCACAGATCGTCTGTTTAGTAATAATGTGATCTTTCGCAGGGTACAATTTCCAGGTTTTACCACTGTCACAATTTTTGGCTTGACTGGGCTATTCTCCGAGTGGATTGTGTGAAAACCATTTCGGGAACTGAAAAATGGTGAACTGTAGGTGTTCATTGCCAAGAATGGTTTTCCAAAACATCCACGGCCCACAGGTGGATATGTTCCTTGCCATACTCTATCCGGCTTTCTTGGGCTGAAGGAGTTGGACGGTTGATCAGATATCGGTGGTTGGCCTGAAATAAATAAAACGAAGATATTAGACTGCTGtactaaaaaaaacaattatttaaaaactagtcatcatttttttcaaatgtatgaTAACGGCATATCCTATTGAACTTCCCTGTGAATGCATTTGCACCTgaagaaaataacattttaataaagtaCAAGAACTTTGCCAATGGTGACAATCATCACATATTTCTGTGTCAGCCTCAGCCGGTGCATCTGTGCTGCTCCATCAGGTATATAATAGACTCAAAGTTTTTGCTTTTACAGCACTGGAAAGTGAGCACTGATAGGGCAAGACATAATATATACTTTGCAACAAGAGTGGAGCTATAGATACTGTTAGTTTATCACATTTACAGTAAAAAAGAGGCTATTTCATATGCATAATTTGAAGCTTAAGCTAAAAGAATAGCTTTTGAAAATGCTGCTTAAGTGGATCCAAATAATTTGCACTATGAAGTAACATGTCCACTGAAGCTCAATATCGGGATCTAAAAACCCCACCTTAATAATTCCATTTTTAGCAGAAAACAGCATTGTCAGATCCGAGGTGTATCTTACTTACTCAATCTCTTGTCAGCATTAGAACAGCCAGAAGTGCTAGACCATTTTTTCTCCAACAAAAGGCGTTCCCAGAGTACAGGTCAATTAAACCATACAAGGGTGTTCCCAAGTACTTATGGATGCCTGTATGTCAAACGTATTCTGGAGAGGCAACATGCCACATGCTTATACAGAACCACCTTTATTTGAGAGGCCAACCATCTTCCGCTTCACCATGGAATGCAGTTTAAGCAAAGATCACAAGATTCTACAAGgctgaatgacaaaacaaaaaaacggtGTCCAGCCAGGCGTCATCTAGCCTCTGGCAGTCCACAGACAGGCCTGCCCTTGACCTGGGCCTCACCCAAGCTGCAGCCAGTGTACCTCAGCATGTCCAGCGCATAGAAATAATTTAGAGGTCACCGGGGGTCACAGCTGCAATCCCTGgtttgccctttgtgacccctagtactccctttgagaccccttaaatatgccaattgggtataagccaatttaaccatgttttagggagaggggtcactgggggtcgcagctgcaaccgctggcttgccccttgtgacgcCTTTTACTCCCTTTGAGACCCCTGCATGTGTGCCAATCGTATATAAGCTAAATGTAACCATgtcttagggagagagcacaacactttagcactggtgagcattggtaacgtgcacagagtcctaaggtcaacaaaatcgaattcagcaaaaagtgcagGGGTATAAGAAAACGATTTGTGGGTGACCTTGCagggagggccatttccaacagccactATACTCCAccttactacactctacaccacgcaAGTCTATCACTCcattgtacgctactccactctacactattctactgtatgtaactccactcaATGGCACGCCACTATACGCTAGTCCACTCTTTGCCACCCCACCCTacgatactccactccactatacgactcaccaggccactccactgtacactatgtcactccactctactcatctacactgtattccactgtacaacactacactctatgactcTGTCCTCCACTATACTCTACGACCTTCCACTTAACAACACTCAACTTAATGACACTCGACactaagatttaaaaaaacatttttggttaaaaaaacatttacatttaattAAATAGTTAATGTCATGTGGCCAGCGAGATAACAAGTCTGTGTATAGAGGTGAGTGAATTACAGTACACTGAAGGTTTTGCGTACATCAgaaatttaagttataactatatCTTAAGAATTTCAGAAGTTTGTATAGTTAAAGTTGGGGTTGTAAAGAAAGAATAAATAACGTTTTCCTAGCTATAAATtagctttaaccattgtttttatatTAAGTAAATATATTTGTTCACTAACTGCTTGTGAAAGTTGACTTGTTGACAGCAATATATCATATCAATTGTACTTTGTGGTCCTTTACCTCATTTTTACGTTTCAAAGTGGCAGATTTACCTTTTCGCGATAGTAACTGGATTCTTTATTTCACAATCATCAAGCTTGAGAACATCCCCTGTATTAAGAGGTGTGTCAATAAACAGGTTACAACTGATGTAGATTATTTCTATCTACCTAATTACTACACTATTAGTGAAGTGAGCATTGGGTATTATCATAAGGTAACTGCCACCCGCCCAAATTCCGGTGAAGGAGGAGCCGCCCAGCGCATGTGAAGGGCAGGTATCTTCCCTGCCTAGGATATTAACGTTATTAGAACATGCTCGTGTTGGTGTCAGTGAACGTCACGAGCTGTTCTGAGTTTCCCTGCTTTTCGTGGCTCTTGCTGCTATAGCAAGACAGTTCAGGCAGACGTAGTGCACGCTGCTCTGTGGTTCTGTGGTAGCAGGAGAGGAGCCGAGTTAGCAGGGAGCACGAGGGGGTAAACTGGCCTTCACCAAGAACTAGGAGCATTGCGTGTCCTAGCAATCCCCAGTGCACGTCCCTAGTATCCCCGGGCGTGGTTTGCACTAGTATTCCCGGGGGTGGTTTACACTAAAAGGAAGCTGTCGTGGGGGCTGTGCAAGTCTGTCTGCAGAGCTCCGCTGTAGTTGTCATTCAGTCACATCAGGGGCAGACATTGCAAATGTTCAGACAGCATGGTTTTACAGTTAATTAGAGCTTGCGGCTGTGCTATTAATTACAACGGAGTAAAGAATATTTGCATGTTTCACTATCCAGTACGATATACCTAAATCTCCACCGTAAAACGTTTGAACTGAACGTCATTTGAGTCCAAAACGGATGTTTTAGGTAACCAATGAAATAACTAAGAATATCTgaagcagcacatatagaaagtaaATTAAAATATAGTTGTTTTGGTCCCAAAAGATGCCATATACACTCACTGGATGGCCTTCTAGCCATTCATTTGCATTACCTTCTAATTATCCCATTACATAGCTCTTCTAGTTTTTTCATTGCATTGCTTTCTAGCAATTCCATTGTAAG of the Pleurodeles waltl isolate 20211129_DDA chromosome 2_1, aPleWal1.hap1.20221129, whole genome shotgun sequence genome contains:
- the DCLK3 gene encoding serine/threonine-protein kinase DCLK3, translating into MPALQRGAEEALPCACRHQMGQPPISDQPSNSFSPRKPDRVWQGTYPPVGRGCFGKPFLAMNTYSSPFFSSRNGFHTIHSENSPVKPKIVTVVKPGNCTLRKITLLLNRRSVQTFEQLIADISEALGLPRWKNDRVRKLYTIKGKEIGGISDFFRGDDVFIAMGREQLTTKNIETVIEELYPDSLSAHATGKGHCELSERTLGETVDQTLNADSGFEESKIPKVCCGAKSPRLATKHDEKTECKTRHTETVRMKKWEREKWHRDQGRPPEKLREGPKYPKKDTNIKDRIADVNLNDIVQCEQCRKQRQGRRKLHHERQVCVSLDVKHPNLGSCQRYSLERKTHITSCGTFSRSAIGGHESECIGKDCTHHHKHIYSNFNEINKRQDITENQRDISLDQNELHYRQFVPVKHLAFDPQYGINQDRSEDRKKKGSVCMLRESCRISEDCHVHEEKQIKTHMEGNVQDTKQLSRTVNTETDLERAQENGGLSATTETKEFNQLSDREPKHLRCRADVEHYYEIGRTIGDGNFAIVKECRVRSVNQHYAMKIIDKSKLKGKEDMIENEISIIKDLSHPNIVKLLDEYETETEIYLIMEYVKGGDLFDAIIESVRFTEHDAALMIADLCEALVYIHCKNIVHRDLKPENLLIQHNPDKSTTLKLADFGLAVHVTGPIFTVCGTPTYVAPEILLENGYGLEVDLWATGVILYILLCGFPPFRSQERDQEELFQIIQNGHYEFTSPYWDKISDAAKDLISKLLVVDPKTRFTASQALQHRWISSDGKRNSRNLQREVTMNIERHFQSRRRQEASTSDR